In Streptomyces canus, one DNA window encodes the following:
- a CDS encoding TetR/AcrR family transcriptional regulator: MTTAKRDTYTPETLLSVAVQIFNERGYDGTSMEHLSKAAGISKSSIYHHVSGKEELLRRAVSRALDGLFGILDEEHARVGRASARLEYVVRRMVEVLIAELPYVTLLLRVRGNTGTERWALERRRDFDHRVAELLKAAAADGEVRGDVEVRLATRLVFGMINSIVEWYRPDGRGMNEREVADAVVQLVFSGLRAQP; the protein is encoded by the coding sequence ATGACGACCGCCAAGCGGGACACGTACACCCCGGAGACCCTGCTGTCGGTCGCCGTCCAGATCTTCAACGAGCGCGGCTACGACGGCACTTCCATGGAGCACCTCTCCAAGGCGGCCGGTATCTCCAAGTCGTCGATCTACCACCATGTGTCCGGCAAGGAGGAGCTCCTGCGCCGGGCCGTCAGCCGGGCCCTGGACGGCCTCTTCGGGATCCTCGACGAGGAGCACGCGCGCGTGGGCCGTGCCTCCGCCCGCCTGGAGTACGTCGTGCGGCGCATGGTCGAGGTGCTCATCGCCGAACTCCCGTACGTCACCCTGCTGCTGCGCGTGCGCGGCAACACCGGTACCGAGCGTTGGGCGCTGGAGCGCCGCCGCGACTTCGACCACCGGGTCGCCGAGCTCCTGAAGGCGGCGGCCGCGGACGGCGAGGTACGCGGCGACGTGGAGGTACGCCTCGCGACCCGCCTGGTCTTCGGCATGATCAACTCCATCGTGGAGTGGTACCGCCCGGACGGGCGGGGGATGAACGAGCGCGAAGTCGCCGACGCGGTGGTGCAGTTGGTGTTCTCCGGGCTGCGCGCGCAGCCCTGA
- a CDS encoding 3-hydroxyacyl-CoA dehydrogenase, giving the protein MTGLDLSSPVAVVGTGTMGQGIAQVALVAGHHVRLYDAAPGRAREAADAIGARLDRLVEKDRLTAADRDAARARLAAAEHLTDLADCTLVIEAVLERLDVKQQLFRELEDIVVEDCLLATNTSSLSVTAIAGALRHPGRFVGLHFFNPAPLLPLVEVVSGFATDVSSATRAYETARAWGKTPVACADTPGFIVNRIARPFYAEAFAVYEAQGAEPATIDAVLRECGGFKMGPFELTDLIGQDVNESVTHSVWRAFFQDVRFTPSLAQQRLVESGRLGRKSGQGWYDYTDGAERDEPHTAEPAQAPAYVVAEGDLGPASELLALIREAGIPVREDEEDHGTRLVMPSGGQLALADGQTSVEFRDVVYFDLALDYRRATRIALSASQDTSQQTFAEAVGLFQALGKDVSVIGDVPGMIVARTVARIVDLAHDAVAKGVATQEDIDTAMRLGVNYPLGPFEWSRRLGRNWAYALLDDLHLRDPSGRYAPSLALYRHAYASDKREGSTS; this is encoded by the coding sequence ATGACAGGACTCGACCTCAGCAGCCCCGTGGCCGTCGTCGGCACCGGCACCATGGGCCAGGGCATCGCCCAGGTCGCGCTGGTCGCCGGGCATCACGTGCGGCTGTACGACGCCGCCCCCGGCCGTGCCCGGGAGGCGGCCGACGCGATCGGTGCCCGGCTGGACCGGCTCGTCGAGAAGGACCGGCTCACCGCCGCCGACCGGGACGCGGCGCGCGCCCGTCTCGCGGCCGCGGAGCACCTCACCGACCTCGCGGACTGCACCCTGGTCATTGAGGCCGTCCTGGAGCGACTGGACGTCAAACAGCAGCTCTTCCGGGAGCTGGAGGACATCGTCGTCGAGGACTGTCTGCTCGCCACCAACACCTCCTCCCTGTCGGTGACGGCCATCGCCGGCGCCCTGCGCCACCCGGGCCGCTTCGTGGGCCTGCACTTCTTCAACCCCGCCCCGCTGCTGCCGCTGGTCGAGGTCGTCTCCGGCTTCGCCACCGACGTCTCCTCGGCCACGCGCGCGTACGAGACGGCACGCGCGTGGGGCAAGACGCCGGTCGCCTGCGCCGACACCCCGGGCTTCATCGTCAACCGCATCGCGCGGCCCTTCTACGCCGAGGCGTTCGCGGTCTACGAGGCCCAGGGCGCCGAGCCCGCCACCATCGACGCGGTCCTGCGCGAGTGCGGCGGCTTCAAGATGGGCCCGTTCGAACTGACCGACCTGATCGGGCAGGACGTCAACGAGTCCGTGACGCACTCCGTGTGGCGGGCCTTCTTCCAGGACGTGCGCTTCACGCCCTCGCTGGCCCAGCAGCGTCTGGTCGAGTCGGGCCGGCTCGGCCGCAAGAGCGGACAGGGCTGGTACGACTACACGGACGGCGCCGAGCGCGACGAGCCGCACACCGCGGAGCCGGCCCAGGCTCCCGCGTACGTCGTCGCCGAGGGCGACCTGGGCCCCGCGTCCGAACTGCTCGCCCTGATCCGCGAGGCGGGCATTCCGGTCCGCGAGGACGAGGAGGACCACGGCACCCGGCTGGTCATGCCGAGCGGCGGGCAGCTCGCCCTCGCCGACGGGCAGACCTCGGTGGAGTTCCGGGACGTCGTCTACTTCGACCTCGCGCTCGACTACCGCAGGGCCACGCGCATCGCGCTGTCCGCCTCCCAGGACACCTCGCAGCAGACCTTCGCCGAGGCCGTCGGGCTCTTCCAGGCGCTGGGCAAGGACGTCAGCGTCATCGGTGACGTGCCCGGCATGATCGTCGCCCGTACGGTCGCCCGCATCGTCGACCTCGCGCACGACGCCGTCGCCAAGGGTGTGGCCACCCAGGAGGACATCGACACCGCGATGCGGCTCGGGGTGAACTATCCCCTCGGCCCGTTCGAGTGGAGCCGCAGGCTCGGCCGCAACTGGGCCTACGCCCTCCTCGACGACCTGCACCTGCGCGACCCCTCCGGGCGGTACGCGCCCTCGCTCGCGCTGTACCGCCACGCGTACGCCTCCGACAAGCGGGAGGGCAGCACCTCATGA
- the paaN gene encoding phenylacetic acid degradation protein PaaN, producing MAAELTVHQLIAKHRPTLDQALEAIRTRAYWSPHPEHPKAYGEQGSLDMAAGKAAFDALLGTRLDLGQPGTDDFVGGEVSPYGIELGVEYPHADVDVLLPAMKAGQKAWRDAGAEIRAVVCLEILKRISDRTHEFAHAVMHTSGQAFMMAFQAGGPHAQDRGLEAVAYAYVEQVRTPDTAEWTKPQGKRDPLALTKQFTPVPRGIGLVIGCNTFPTWNGYPGLFASLATGNAVLVKPHPRAVLPLALTVRVARDVLSEAGFNPNLVALTAERPGEGIAKTLATRPEIRIIDYTGSTAFGDWLEANARQAQVYTEKAGVNSVLVESAGDYKGMLANLAFSLSLYSGQMCTTPQNLLIPRDGIRTDEGPKTFDEVVADLARSVDGLLGDDARANALLGAIVNPDVKARLEAAAGLGEVALASREIANPEFPGAVVRTPVLVKLDGAKPDDEAAYMSECFGPVSFAVAVDSASDAVELLRRTIREKGAMTVGAYTTDEEVEQAVQEVCLEEAAQLSLNLVGGVYVNQTAAFSDFHGSGGNPAANAALCDGAFVANRFRVVEVRREA from the coding sequence ATGGCCGCCGAACTGACCGTCCACCAGCTGATCGCCAAGCACCGGCCCACCCTCGACCAGGCGCTCGAAGCGATCCGCACCCGCGCCTACTGGTCCCCGCACCCGGAGCACCCCAAGGCCTACGGCGAGCAGGGCAGCCTCGACATGGCGGCGGGCAAGGCCGCCTTCGACGCTCTCCTGGGCACCCGCCTCGACCTCGGCCAGCCCGGCACGGACGACTTCGTGGGCGGCGAGGTCTCGCCGTACGGCATCGAGCTGGGCGTCGAGTACCCGCACGCGGACGTGGACGTGCTGCTGCCCGCGATGAAGGCGGGCCAGAAGGCGTGGCGGGACGCGGGCGCGGAGATCCGCGCAGTGGTGTGCCTGGAGATCCTCAAGCGGATCAGCGACCGGACCCACGAGTTCGCGCACGCGGTCATGCACACCAGCGGCCAGGCGTTCATGATGGCGTTCCAGGCCGGCGGCCCGCACGCGCAGGACCGCGGCCTGGAGGCGGTGGCGTACGCGTACGTGGAGCAGGTCCGCACACCCGACACCGCGGAGTGGACCAAGCCGCAGGGCAAGCGCGACCCGCTCGCGCTCACCAAGCAGTTCACGCCGGTCCCGCGCGGGATCGGCCTGGTCATCGGCTGCAACACCTTCCCGACATGGAACGGCTATCCGGGCCTGTTCGCCTCCCTGGCCACCGGCAACGCCGTCCTGGTCAAGCCGCACCCGCGCGCGGTGCTGCCGCTCGCGCTCACGGTCCGGGTCGCGCGGGACGTCCTGAGCGAGGCCGGCTTCAACCCGAACCTGGTGGCGCTCACCGCCGAGCGCCCCGGCGAGGGCATCGCGAAGACCCTGGCCACGCGCCCGGAGATCCGGATCATCGACTACACCGGCTCGACGGCGTTCGGCGACTGGCTGGAGGCCAACGCCCGTCAGGCGCAGGTCTACACGGAGAAGGCCGGCGTCAACTCGGTCCTCGTGGAGTCGGCCGGCGACTACAAGGGGATGCTCGCCAACCTGGCCTTCTCGTTGTCGCTGTACAGCGGCCAGATGTGCACGACCCCGCAGAACCTGCTGATCCCCCGGGACGGCATCCGCACCGACGAGGGCCCCAAGACCTTCGACGAGGTGGTCGCCGACCTGGCCCGCTCCGTCGACGGCCTCCTCGGCGACGACGCGCGCGCGAACGCCCTGCTGGGCGCGATCGTCAACCCGGACGTGAAGGCGCGCCTGGAGGCCGCGGCGGGGCTGGGGGAAGTCGCCCTGGCGTCGCGGGAGATCGCCAACCCGGAGTTCCCCGGTGCGGTCGTCCGCACCCCCGTCCTCGTCAAGCTGGACGGAGCCAAGCCGGACGACGAGGCCGCCTACATGAGCGAGTGCTTCGGGCCGGTGTCCTTCGCCGTGGCCGTGGACTCGGCTTCCGACGCGGTCGAGCTGCTGCGCCGGACGATTCGCGAGAAGGGCGCCATGACGGTCGGCGCGTACACCACCGACGAGGAGGTGGAACAGGCCGTCCAGGAGGTCTGCCTGGAGGAGGCGGCCCAGTTGTCGCTGAACCTCGTGGGCGGGGTCTACGTCAACCAGACGGCCGCGTTCTCCGACTTCCACGGGTCTGGGGGCAACCCCGCGGCGAACGCCGCGCTGTGCGACGGGGCGTTCGTCGCGAACCGATTCCGGGTGGTCGAGGTGCGCCGGGAGGCCTAG
- a CDS encoding TrmH family RNA methyltransferase — protein MTGPDPVSLWHRLADTSVLLDGFHALKHAVRFGADVPVAVAVDRGAALALAEELAPDVRDTLDALLTQVPESVYASLVPRPHPTAVAALAVRPSRAAHLEKLAHTPRTAPVVVLDNPRNLGNAGAVIRLAAGFGVTGVVTTGTLDPWHPTVVRAGAGLHFATAVERLTVAELPPGPVFALDPEGDDIRGVKLPDDAVLAFGSERSGLSPDLRARAGHLVALPMRPQVSSYNLATSVAMTLYHWSLGGI, from the coding sequence ATGACCGGTCCCGATCCCGTGAGCCTGTGGCACCGGCTCGCCGACACCTCCGTGCTGCTCGACGGCTTCCACGCCCTCAAGCACGCCGTGCGCTTCGGGGCCGACGTCCCGGTGGCGGTCGCCGTCGACCGGGGTGCCGCGCTCGCCCTGGCCGAGGAGCTGGCGCCGGACGTACGGGACACCCTGGACGCGCTGCTGACCCAGGTCCCCGAGTCGGTGTACGCGTCCCTCGTGCCGCGTCCGCACCCGACGGCGGTGGCGGCTTTGGCCGTACGACCGTCCCGGGCCGCCCATCTCGAGAAGCTGGCGCACACGCCGCGTACCGCCCCCGTCGTGGTCCTCGACAATCCACGCAACCTCGGCAACGCCGGGGCCGTGATCCGGCTGGCCGCGGGCTTCGGAGTGACCGGCGTGGTCACCACGGGCACGCTCGACCCCTGGCACCCGACGGTCGTCCGTGCGGGCGCGGGCCTGCACTTCGCGACCGCGGTGGAGCGCCTGACCGTCGCCGAGCTGCCGCCCGGCCCGGTGTTCGCCCTGGACCCCGAGGGCGACGACATCCGGGGCGTGAAGCTCCCGGACGACGCCGTCCTCGCCTTCGGCTCGGAGCGCAGCGGGCTGTCGCCCGACCTCCGCGCGCGTGCCGGTCATCTGGTGGCGCTGCCGATGCGCCCCCAGGTCTCCAGCTACAACCTGGCGACGAGTGTGGCGATGACGCTCTACCACTGGAGCCTCGGCGGGATCTAG
- a CDS encoding HTTM domain-containing protein codes for MNRFALAVSTGIARVTEAALGPYQTAMVRIGFSATWLLFLLREFPHRQELYGPDGPWNWNLAEQLISINGAFTALMWSDGQFWFETFYVLAVLWSLLLLLGWRTRAMSVLFMVGVLSLQNRSIFMGDGGDNVLHLMCIYLVFTRCGQVWSLDERRARRTRAARARGEHVVDRTGRALWGVLGLVLVAAAFLGKLNGDWFVPALLWVLWSAQVLWWAVGRFARSGQPRIMLDVVANIVHNGALLVIMAEACLIYATAGWYKIQGSRWQDGTAVYYPLHLESFSPWPALADLLSAHGVMVMLVTYGTVAVQVAFPFTLFNRRVKNILLAAMITEHAVIAVVLGLPFFSLAMIAADSVFLPTSFLRRLGDGAARTRGRVWARLAGGGGPGRGLPRQRGSKRQRGPLEQPGSQQPRPPQPGAPKEPGAARTPGPARGPGADPGDPENPDHTHVGFPA; via the coding sequence GTGAACCGATTCGCCCTGGCGGTGTCGACCGGCATCGCGCGCGTCACCGAGGCCGCTCTCGGTCCCTACCAGACCGCGATGGTCCGCATCGGCTTCAGCGCGACCTGGCTGCTGTTCCTGCTGCGCGAGTTCCCGCACCGTCAGGAGCTGTACGGCCCGGACGGTCCCTGGAACTGGAACCTCGCCGAGCAGCTGATCTCGATCAACGGCGCGTTCACGGCCCTGATGTGGTCGGACGGCCAGTTCTGGTTCGAGACCTTCTACGTGCTGGCCGTCCTGTGGAGCCTTCTGCTGCTGCTCGGCTGGCGCACCCGCGCGATGTCCGTGCTCTTCATGGTCGGCGTGCTCTCGCTGCAGAACCGCAGCATCTTCATGGGCGACGGCGGCGACAACGTCCTGCATCTGATGTGCATCTATCTCGTCTTCACACGCTGCGGTCAGGTCTGGTCGCTGGACGAGCGACGGGCTCGGCGCACGCGGGCGGCACGCGCGCGTGGGGAGCATGTCGTGGACCGGACCGGTCGGGCCCTGTGGGGTGTCCTCGGGCTCGTGCTGGTGGCGGCGGCCTTCCTGGGCAAGCTGAACGGCGACTGGTTCGTCCCGGCGCTTCTGTGGGTCCTGTGGTCGGCGCAGGTCCTGTGGTGGGCGGTCGGACGGTTCGCCCGGTCCGGCCAGCCGCGGATCATGCTCGACGTCGTCGCCAACATCGTCCACAACGGTGCCCTGCTCGTGATCATGGCCGAGGCCTGTCTGATCTACGCGACGGCGGGCTGGTACAAGATCCAGGGCTCCCGTTGGCAGGACGGCACCGCCGTCTACTACCCCCTCCACCTGGAGTCCTTCTCGCCGTGGCCCGCCCTCGCCGACCTGCTGTCGGCGCACGGCGTCATGGTGATGCTGGTGACCTACGGCACGGTCGCCGTGCAGGTCGCGTTCCCGTTCACGCTGTTCAACCGGCGGGTGAAGAACATCCTGCTGGCCGCGATGATCACCGAGCACGCCGTGATCGCGGTCGTCCTCGGCCTGCCGTTCTTCTCGCTGGCGATGATCGCCGCCGACTCGGTCTTCCTGCCGACGTCCTTCCTTCGCCGACTCGGCGACGGGGCCGCACGCACGCGTGGTCGCGTGTGGGCGCGCCTCGCGGGCGGGGGCGGCCCGGGCCGGGGGCTGCCCCGACAGCGCGGTTCGAAGCGGCAACGGGGTCCCCTGGAGCAACCGGGTTCCCAGCAACCGAGGCCCCCGCAGCCGGGCGCACCGAAGGAGCCGGGGGCCGCGCGGACCCCGGGGCCCGCCCGTGGCCCTGGCGCCGACCCCGGTGACCCCGAGAACCCCGATCACACGCACGTAGGCTTCCCCGCATGA
- a CDS encoding DUF5819 family protein — protein sequence MDAYDGGSDARRQPGAPSEPGDAPEPEGPDGLEGLEGLEGTQAPGERAAPSPPWAQSPAPDGAPTDVSSAAPDPDAEPAGAQPSAPAAIRQAAAAASSPAASSPAASAPYGDPQPPTGVAALSLRYQIGVALALAVVAVAVCVHIGMVFLHVAPQNTVTKQHGGAVDDWVYPEFEQNWKLFAPNPLQMNIAVQVRARIRSADGGSRTSGWYDLSAQDGRAIDGNPLPSHTQQNEVRRSWDLFVATHDADNRPVGLRGTLSETYLRRIVVLRLERDDATARGDVLVSVQVRSRTTNVPPPKWSEEKVSVQPVYREQPWWAVTADDTEGSTR from the coding sequence ATGGACGCGTACGACGGAGGCTCCGACGCCCGGCGACAACCGGGCGCCCCGAGCGAGCCGGGCGATGCCCCTGAGCCGGAGGGGCCGGACGGGCTGGAGGGGCTGGAGGGGCTGGAGGGGACACAGGCGCCAGGTGAGCGAGCCGCGCCCTCCCCGCCGTGGGCGCAGTCCCCCGCACCGGATGGTGCGCCCACCGACGTGTCGTCGGCCGCACCGGATCCGGACGCCGAGCCCGCGGGCGCCCAGCCCTCCGCCCCCGCTGCGATACGCCAGGCCGCAGCCGCAGCCTCATCCCCAGCAGCCTCATCCCCAGCAGCCTCAGCCCCCTACGGCGACCCCCAACCCCCTACCGGCGTGGCCGCTCTCTCCCTCCGCTATCAGATCGGTGTCGCCCTGGCGCTCGCCGTCGTGGCCGTCGCCGTCTGTGTGCACATCGGGATGGTGTTCTTGCACGTCGCGCCACAGAACACGGTGACCAAGCAGCACGGCGGGGCGGTCGACGACTGGGTCTACCCGGAGTTCGAGCAGAACTGGAAGCTCTTCGCGCCGAACCCGCTCCAGATGAACATCGCGGTGCAGGTCCGGGCCCGGATACGCAGCGCTGACGGCGGCAGCCGTACGTCCGGGTGGTACGACCTGTCCGCCCAGGACGGCCGGGCCATAGACGGCAATCCGCTGCCCAGCCACACCCAGCAGAACGAGGTGCGGCGCTCCTGGGACCTCTTCGTCGCCACGCACGACGCCGACAACCGACCGGTCGGCCTGCGCGGCACCCTCTCCGAGACCTATCTGCGCCGCATCGTCGTGCTGCGCCTGGAGCGCGACGACGCGACCGCGCGGGGTGACGTCCTCGTGAGCGTCCAGGTCCGCTCCAGGACCACGAACGTGCCCCCGCCGAAGTGGAGCGAGGAGAAGGTCTCGGTGCAGCCGGTCTACCGCGAGCAGCCCTGGTGGGCCGTGACGGCGGACGACACCGAGGGGAGCACCCGGTGA
- the paaA gene encoding 1,2-phenylacetyl-CoA epoxidase subunit PaaA has translation MATAAAHQTVSTQTYGAQGAVGDTAAYESVFDAAVAADERIEPRDWMPDAYRATLVRQIAQHAHSEIIGMQPEANWITRAPSLRRKAILMAKVQDEAGHGLYLYSAAETLGTGRDELLDKLHSGRQKYSSIFNYPTLTWADVGAIGWLVDGAAITNQVPLCRCSYGPYARAMVRICKEESFHQRQGYELLLALSNGTPEQHAMAQDAVDRWWWPSLMMFGPPDDESAHSAQSMAWKIKRHSNDELRQRFVDICVPQAESLGLTLPDPDLRWNEERGHHDFGPIDWTEFREVLKGNGPCNEQRITQRRQAHEEGAWVREAAAAYAAKHTGETGATRA, from the coding sequence ATGGCGACAGCAGCCGCGCACCAGACGGTGAGCACACAGACGTACGGCGCTCAGGGCGCCGTCGGCGACACAGCCGCGTACGAGAGCGTCTTCGACGCAGCCGTGGCCGCCGACGAGCGCATCGAGCCGCGCGACTGGATGCCCGACGCCTACCGCGCGACCCTCGTCCGCCAGATCGCGCAGCACGCCCACTCCGAGATCATCGGCATGCAGCCGGAGGCGAACTGGATCACCCGCGCGCCCTCCCTGCGCCGCAAGGCCATCCTGATGGCCAAGGTCCAGGACGAGGCGGGGCACGGCCTCTACCTCTACAGCGCGGCGGAAACCCTCGGCACCGGCCGCGACGAGCTCCTCGACAAGCTCCACTCCGGCCGCCAGAAGTACTCCTCGATCTTCAACTATCCGACCCTGACCTGGGCGGACGTCGGCGCGATCGGCTGGCTGGTGGACGGCGCCGCGATCACCAACCAGGTCCCGCTGTGCCGCTGCTCCTACGGCCCGTACGCGCGAGCGATGGTCCGCATCTGCAAGGAGGAGTCCTTCCACCAGCGCCAGGGGTACGAGCTGCTGCTGGCCCTGAGCAACGGCACGCCCGAGCAGCACGCGATGGCCCAGGACGCGGTGGACCGCTGGTGGTGGCCGTCCCTGATGATGTTCGGCCCGCCCGACGACGAGTCCGCGCACTCCGCGCAGTCGATGGCCTGGAAGATCAAGCGTCATTCCAACGACGAGCTGCGGCAGCGCTTCGTGGACATCTGCGTTCCGCAGGCCGAGTCCTTGGGACTCACCCTCCCCGACCCGGACCTGCGGTGGAACGAGGAACGCGGGCACCACGACTTCGGCCCGATCGACTGGACGGAGTTCCGGGAGGTCCTGAAGGGCAACGGCCCGTGCAACGAACAGCGGATCACCCAGCGCCGGCAGGCGCACGAAGAGGGCGCCTGGGTGCGGGAGGCGGCCGCGGCCTACGCGGCGAAGCACACCGGCGAGACAGGAGCGACGCGCGCATGA
- the paaB gene encoding 1,2-phenylacetyl-CoA epoxidase subunit PaaB — translation MTNTDWPLWEVFVRSRRGLSHTHAGSLHAPDAELALRNARDLYTRRGEGVSIWVVPSSAITASSPDEKDPFFEPSADKPYRHPTFYEIPEGVKHL, via the coding sequence ATGACGAACACCGACTGGCCCCTGTGGGAGGTTTTCGTGCGCTCGCGCCGCGGCCTCTCCCACACCCACGCCGGCAGCCTGCACGCCCCGGACGCGGAGCTCGCCCTGCGCAACGCACGCGACCTGTACACCCGGCGCGGCGAGGGCGTCTCGATCTGGGTGGTCCCCTCGTCCGCGATCACCGCCTCCTCGCCCGACGAGAAGGACCCGTTCTTCGAGCCGTCCGCCGACAAGCCGTACCGGCACCCGACGTTCTACGAGATCCCGGAAGGGGTGAAGCACCTGTGA
- the paaC gene encoding 1,2-phenylacetyl-CoA epoxidase subunit PaaC — translation MTAPETTAAPTLSPVPVAAALALGDDALVLSHRLGEWAGHAPVLEEEVALANIALDLLGQARVLLSLAGDEDALAYLREERAFRNLQLVEQPNGDFAHTIVRQLYFSTYQHLLYAELAAGDGPFAPLAAKAVKEVAYHRDHAEQWTLRLGDGTEESHERTRRACEALWRFTGEMFQPVEGVDIDREHIEAAWLASVGEVLRRATLSVPEGPRTGAWAAGAGRQGLHTESFGRMLAEMQHLHRSHPGASW, via the coding sequence GTGACCGCACCTGAGACGACGGCTGCTCCCACACTCTCCCCGGTTCCCGTCGCGGCCGCCCTCGCCCTCGGCGACGACGCGCTGGTGCTCTCGCACCGCCTGGGCGAGTGGGCGGGCCACGCGCCCGTCCTGGAGGAGGAGGTCGCCCTCGCCAACATCGCCCTGGACCTGCTCGGCCAGGCCCGGGTGCTGCTGTCGCTGGCCGGCGACGAGGACGCACTGGCCTATCTGCGCGAGGAACGCGCCTTCCGCAACCTCCAGCTGGTGGAACAGCCGAACGGCGACTTCGCCCACACCATCGTCCGCCAGCTCTACTTCTCCACCTACCAGCACCTGCTCTACGCCGAACTGGCCGCGGGTGACGGCCCCTTCGCCCCGCTCGCCGCGAAGGCCGTCAAGGAGGTCGCCTACCACCGCGACCACGCCGAGCAGTGGACCCTGCGGCTCGGTGACGGCACCGAGGAGAGTCACGAGCGGACCCGGCGGGCGTGCGAGGCGCTGTGGCGGTTCACCGGCGAGATGTTCCAGCCGGTGGAGGGAGTGGACATCGACCGGGAGCACATCGAGGCCGCCTGGCTCGCGTCCGTGGGGGAGGTCCTGCGTCGGGCCACCCTGAGCGTCCCCGAAGGGCCGCGCACGGGCGCGTGGGCCGCCGGAGCCGGACGACAGGGCCTGCACACCGAGTCCTTCGGGCGGATGCTCGCCGAGATGCAGCATCTGCACCGCAGTCACCCGGGGGCGTCATGGTGA
- the paaD gene encoding 1,2-phenylacetyl-CoA epoxidase subunit PaaD: MVTLTPLETELFALAGSVPDPELPVLTLHELGVLRAVHVRDAHSVEVELTPTYTGCPAIEAMSLDIERVLREHGMREVTVRTVLAPAWSTDDITAEGRRKLREFGIAPPRVAAAAGSVAVRLGPTRTLDTAAEAVHCPHCGSAETELLSRFSSTACKALRRCLDCREPFDHFKEL; this comes from the coding sequence ATGGTGACGCTCACCCCGCTGGAGACCGAGCTGTTCGCGCTCGCCGGTTCGGTGCCCGATCCCGAACTGCCCGTGCTGACCCTGCACGAGCTGGGTGTGCTGCGTGCGGTGCATGTCCGGGACGCGCACTCGGTCGAGGTCGAGCTGACCCCGACGTACACCGGCTGCCCGGCGATCGAGGCGATGTCCCTGGACATAGAGCGGGTGCTGCGGGAACACGGCATGCGGGAGGTCACCGTCCGCACGGTGCTCGCGCCCGCCTGGTCGACCGACGACATCACGGCCGAAGGGCGCCGCAAACTGCGGGAGTTCGGCATAGCGCCGCCCCGCGTTGCGGCGGCGGCCGGGTCGGTCGCGGTGCGGCTCGGCCCGACGCGGACGCTCGACACGGCGGCCGAGGCCGTCCACTGCCCGCACTGCGGTTCCGCCGAGACCGAACTGCTCAGCCGGTTCTCCTCCACCGCGTGCAAGGCGCTGCGGCGGTGCCTCGACTGCCGTGAACCGTTCGACCACTTCAAGGAGTTGTGA
- a CDS encoding 2Fe-2S iron-sulfur cluster-binding protein — protein sequence MARFHPLPVAAVDRLTDDSVALTLTVPPELREEYRHAAGQHLALRRTADGREIRRTYSICSPAPDGEGPRELRVGVRLVEGGDFSTYALKEIHVGDELEVMTPAGRFTLDPAPGLYAAIVGGSGITPVLSIVATLLAREPGARFCLIRSDRTSASTMFLEEVADLKDRHPERFQLVTVLSREEQQAGLPSGRLDRARLTGLLPALLPVDRVAGWFLCGPFGLVQGAEKALRELGVARTRIHEEIFHVDAGAAPAQTVPAPAHSMVTARLDGRGGSWPVQDGESLLETVLRNRSDAPYACKGGVCGTCRAFLVSGEVRMDRNFALEPEETQAGYVLACQSHPVTEKVELDFDR from the coding sequence ATGGCCCGCTTCCACCCGCTCCCGGTGGCCGCGGTCGACCGGCTCACCGACGACTCCGTGGCCCTGACCCTCACCGTGCCGCCCGAGCTGCGCGAGGAGTACCGGCACGCCGCCGGCCAGCATCTCGCCCTGCGCCGCACGGCCGACGGCCGGGAGATACGCCGGACCTACTCGATCTGCTCCCCGGCACCCGACGGAGAGGGACCTCGCGAACTGCGGGTCGGCGTGCGGCTGGTGGAGGGCGGAGACTTCTCGACGTACGCGCTCAAGGAGATCCACGTCGGTGACGAGCTGGAGGTGATGACGCCGGCGGGCCGGTTCACCCTCGACCCGGCGCCCGGACTGTACGCGGCGATCGTCGGCGGCAGTGGCATCACCCCGGTGCTGTCGATCGTGGCGACGCTGCTGGCGCGCGAGCCCGGGGCCCGGTTCTGCCTGATCCGCAGCGACCGCACCTCCGCGTCCACGATGTTCCTGGAAGAGGTCGCCGACCTGAAGGACCGCCACCCCGAGCGCTTCCAGCTGGTCACGGTGCTCTCCCGGGAGGAGCAGCAGGCGGGGCTGCCGTCGGGGCGGCTCGACCGGGCGCGGCTGACCGGCTTGCTGCCGGCGCTGCTGCCGGTGGACCGGGTGGCGGGGTGGTTCCTGTGCGGACCGTTCGGACTGGTGCAGGGCGCGGAGAAGGCGCTGCGGGAGCTCGGGGTTGCCCGTACCCGTATCCACGAGGAGATCTTCCATGTGGATGCCGGGGCCGCCCCGGCGCAGACGGTCCCCGCGCCCGCGCACAGCATGGTGACCGCCCGGCTCGACGGACGTGGCGGCAGCTGGCCCGTCCAGGACGGCGAGTCGCTTCTGGAGACGGTGCTGCGCAACCGGTCCGACGCGCCCTACGCCTGCAAGGGCGGAGTGTGCGGGACCTGCCGAGCCTTCCTCGTCTCCGGCGAGGTGCGCATGGACCGCAACTTCGCACTGGAGCCGGAGGAGACGCAGGCGGGCTACGTACTGGCGTGCCAGTCGCATCCGGTGACGGAGAAGGTGGAGCTGGACTTCGACAGGTAG